The following is a genomic window from Streptomyces lincolnensis.
GTTCCGGCGGGCCGTACGCGCGCAGCGCAGCAGTTCCTCGCCGTACGGCAGCAGCACACAGGTGCCGATCGCGAGGCCGATGCCCGCGAGATAGCCGCGGGACAGTGGCCGTCGGCGGGGCACCAGCCGCCAGGCGTCCGGATCGCCGCGGCCGCCCCGCAGCAGGGACCCGACCTGGTCGGCGTGCAGACACATCAGCGAGGCCAGCGCGCCGAACGGCAGTGACTCCAGGAAGCTGTGGATGTGCTGCTCGACCGGCCGGACCTCGCGGTCGCTGTCGACGGCCGTCTTCACGTCCCACAGCGCGGTCGCCTCGTGCACGGCCGCCCCGCCCAGCTGCACGATCAGCAGCAGCGGGTTGACCTCGTAGCGCAGGGTGAACGCGATGGGGATGCCGACCTCGGCCATCATCAATGAGTGGATGAGGGACTCCTTCGTCCCCGCGGTGTCCTCGATACGGGTGCGCCGGTGCATCGCCCAGTCGGCGAGACCGGGCACGAACCAGCTGGGCAGCAGCCCGTACAGCAGATAGCGGGTGGTCGCGTCACCGACGTCCACGGTGGTGCCGGTGGCGGCGATCTCGGCGGCCCGGTCGCGCCCGCCGATCACAGCGTGTCCCGTCCGCCGGAGTCCCGGGCGCCGTCGGGGGCGGCCCGGCTGATGTCGGCGAGCGCCGAGTCGGGATCCCGCGCCTCGGCGAGGTCCCCGAGGCTCACCATGCCGACCGGCAGCCCGTTCTCGACGACCGGCAGCCGGCGTACGGCACGCGCGCGCATCAGGGCGATCGCCGCGGACACCGGGTCGTCCGGGACGACCATCACCGGATCCGGTGTGCAGACCGCTCCGGCGCTCACCGTCAGCGGGTCGAGGCCCTCGGCGACGGCCCGTACCGCGATGTCCCGGTCGGTGAGCACCCCGACGACGTCCTGCCCGTCGGCCACCACGACATCGCCGATGTCCTGCGCGCGCATCAGCTGCGCCGCCTCGACGAGCGAGGCGTCCGGGCGGACGGCGACCACACCGGGTGTCATCACGTCCCGGACGAACTCGCTCGTCGTGCTCCCGGGGCCGCCCGTCACGGTGAGCCCTCCCTCCGGGTCAGCGCCCGCGCGAGCTCCTGGACATTGGTGTAGCGCTCCTTGCGGGGGAGCGTCTCCAGCGCGTCGACGAGGGCGTCGGGCGCGTTCTTCTGGCGCAGGACCCGCACCAGCTCCGGGGCGGTTGCCGGGAACGGGCCGCGGCCCAGGATCCGGCCCAGCTCCAGCCGGACGGTCTCCAGCGAGGATCCCGCCCGGCCCGGTGCGACGGGTCCGCCCCAGACCTCCGGGTCATCGTCGGCGGTCGGTTCCGGATCGTGCCACTCCTCGCTGCGGGTGGGGTGCCCGGAGCGCAGCAGACCCTGGAGTTCGTGCTTCATCTCGTCGTCACGGTGACGGCTCAGCCGGTCACTGCCTCGCTGCATGTCTCCCTCCAGATCTTCGGGGTCCGCACCGCGTACCCGTAGACCGGAGGCCGACACAGGGTTTGCGGTCCCGAAGGAGGGAGACCCGGCCCGCACCCCCCGCGCACACTCCTGGGGAAGGACAGGACATGGCGGTGCTCGCTGTGATCATCCCGTTCCTCATGCTCGGCGTGGTGCTGGCACTGGGCCGATACGAGGAACTGCTGCTCCCGCGCGATGAGGCGGACGCCCTTGAACCGGCCGTCGCCCCACCGGTGACGGCTGCCGGAGGGCCGGAAACGCTGCGTACGCCCACGCTCTGATCCCGGCGGGCGGTCCAGGAGGTGGACATCGTGACCCGTACCGTCGTCGCCGGTCTGGACGGCTCTCCCGAGAGCCGCGCGGCGGCCGAATGGGCGGCCCGTGAGGCACAGCTGCTGGAGCTGCCGCTGAAGCTGGTCCACGTCTGGGAGCCGGTACCGGAACCCATGGCCCACACACCGCTCCCCGGCGCCGAGACCGAGCGGGACTGGAGCGAGAGGGTGCCCCGCGAGGCCACCGAGGGCGTCCGGCTGCGCCACCCCGGCCTCGACGTGAGCACCGAGCAGCGGGACGGCCGGGCCGCCGACGCACTGGTGAGCGTGGCCCGGGACGCCGAACTGCTCGTCCTCGGCTCCCGGGGGCTGGGCCAGATCGCCGGGTTCCTGGTCGGCTCGGTCGGGCTGTCCGTCGTGGCGCACGCCGAGCGGCCGGTCGTCCTGGTCCGGGCCGGCGAGCAGGCCGCCGACGAGCACACACCCGACCCCGTCGGCATCCCGTCCGCTGCGACCCCGTTCCGGCCCGTCGTCCTCGGCCTCGACCTCGTCCACCCCGACGACGAACCGATCGCCTTCGCGTTCGCGGCGGCCGCCCGCCGGGCCACGTCCCTACGGGTCGTCCACGGCTGGAACCCGCCCGCCCACCGCGCCTACGGCCTGTCCGCGGACCTCGAACTCCACGGGTCGCAGTCCCTGCGCGAGCGCGCCGCCCTCGCCGAGGTCATGCGCCCGTGGCGCGAGAGGTTCCCGGCCGTCGAGATCACCGAGGAGTCGCTTTCCGGCAGCCCCGCGCAGCACCTCGTCGACGCCTCCCGCGCGGC
Proteins encoded in this region:
- a CDS encoding CBS domain-containing protein — encoded protein: MTPGVVAVRPDASLVEAAQLMRAQDIGDVVVADGQDVVGVLTDRDIAVRAVAEGLDPLTVSAGAVCTPDPVMVVPDDPVSAAIALMRARAVRRLPVVENGLPVGMVSLGDLAEARDPDSALADISRAAPDGARDSGGRDTL
- a CDS encoding universal stress protein, producing the protein MDIVTRTVVAGLDGSPESRAAAEWAAREAQLLELPLKLVHVWEPVPEPMAHTPLPGAETERDWSERVPREATEGVRLRHPGLDVSTEQRDGRAADALVSVARDAELLVLGSRGLGQIAGFLVGSVGLSVVAHAERPVVLVRAGEQAADEHTPDPVGIPSAATPFRPVVLGLDLVHPDDEPIAFAFAAAARRATSLRVVHGWNPPAHRAYGLSADLELHGSQSLRERAALAEVMRPWRERFPAVEITEESLSGSPAQHLVDASRAASLVVVGRRVRRIPLGGHIGPVTHAVLHHSTAPVAVVPHQGTHGPGM
- a CDS encoding DUF2795 domain-containing protein is translated as MQRGSDRLSRHRDDEMKHELQGLLRSGHPTRSEEWHDPEPTADDDPEVWGGPVAPGRAGSSLETVRLELGRILGRGPFPATAPELVRVLRQKNAPDALVDALETLPRKERYTNVQELARALTRREGSP
- a CDS encoding diguanylate cyclase, which translates into the protein MIGGRDRAAEIAATGTTVDVGDATTRYLLYGLLPSWFVPGLADWAMHRRTRIEDTAGTKESLIHSLMMAEVGIPIAFTLRYEVNPLLLIVQLGGAAVHEATALWDVKTAVDSDREVRPVEQHIHSFLESLPFGALASLMCLHADQVGSLLRGGRGDPDAWRLVPRRRPLSRGYLAGIGLAIGTCVLLPYGEELLRCARTARRNRKHTRDEAKWQAKKAEKGR